From a single Micromonospora pallida genomic region:
- a CDS encoding secondary thiamine-phosphate synthase enzyme YjbQ → MRSEVITVQTGSRPTVRDITAEAERFVSDQGDGLLHVFVPHATAGLAIIETGSGSDDDLLTALDELLPTDDRWRHRHGSPGHGRDHVLPAFVPPYATVPVLGGRLALGTWQSICLVDTNGDNPTRQVRLSFLPA, encoded by the coding sequence ATGCGCAGTGAGGTGATCACCGTCCAGACCGGTTCCCGGCCGACCGTCCGGGACATCACCGCCGAGGCCGAGCGGTTCGTCTCCGATCAGGGCGACGGCCTGCTGCACGTCTTCGTGCCGCATGCCACCGCCGGACTGGCGATCATCGAGACCGGCTCGGGTTCCGACGACGACCTGCTCACCGCGCTCGACGAACTGTTACCCACCGACGACCGATGGCGGCACCGGCACGGGTCGCCCGGCCACGGCCGGGACCACGTGCTCCCCGCGTTCGTCCCGCCGTACGCGACCGTGCCGGTACTGGGCGGTCGGCTCGCCCTCGGCACCTGGCAGTCGATCTGCCTGGTCGACACCAACGGCGACAACCCCACCCGCCAGGTCCGACTCTCCTTCCTCCCCGCCTGA
- a CDS encoding DUF4139 domain-containing protein, with translation MNAENVDAPIVAVTVYADRARVTRCGTVPLVAGEHRLRIGPLPLGLRRDSLRVGGRGPATVLGVDLVTSRQPHSTDEQARELEQRRRALADELATLDDADAVEAQRAEFLTLLAQRAGGTYARALAAGDAAPADVAAFADSVAGQLAAGHDRKRELARRRTDLTESLAAVDRQLQAVRGKRAPDRLFAEVTVLVTAEAATPAPTAEAATPAPTADPAATAPAVELELELTYVVDGARWQPSYDLRLVDEVVTLTWFGLVSQETGEDWPECRLELSTARPAVTATVPELSPWYLDRVRPLPPPMPMPAPGGAVPMAAAPAAYGAAAPARARGARPVLVQESVAEVEQGLAAATYRPARPVAVPADGTAHRATVAVLDLPASLDHVTAPVREPVAHLRATVRNTSTHTLLPGPAAIFHGADFVGSTRLRAWAPGEETELALGLDDRVRVERKLTRRSDTRATLGSTRRRDVEYVVTVANHTPRVTTVTVLDQLPVSRDEGVVVRESRLDPTPDERTELGELTWRLRLAPGGTGEVALGFRVEMAKGVDLAGWRD, from the coding sequence GTGAACGCAGAGAACGTCGACGCACCCATCGTCGCGGTAACCGTCTACGCCGACCGGGCCCGGGTGACCCGGTGCGGCACCGTCCCGCTGGTCGCCGGTGAACACCGGCTGCGGATCGGGCCGCTCCCGCTCGGCCTGCGCCGCGACTCGTTGCGGGTCGGCGGTCGAGGGCCGGCCACGGTGCTCGGAGTCGACCTGGTGACTTCGCGCCAGCCGCACAGCACCGACGAGCAGGCCCGCGAACTGGAGCAGCGCCGCCGGGCGCTCGCCGACGAACTGGCCACGCTGGACGACGCGGACGCCGTCGAGGCGCAGCGCGCCGAGTTCCTCACCCTGCTCGCCCAGCGCGCCGGTGGGACGTACGCCCGGGCGCTGGCCGCCGGCGACGCCGCGCCGGCTGACGTGGCCGCCTTCGCCGACTCGGTCGCCGGGCAGCTCGCGGCCGGTCACGACCGGAAGCGGGAGCTGGCCCGGCGGCGGACCGACCTGACGGAGTCGCTCGCCGCCGTCGACCGACAGCTCCAGGCGGTGCGCGGCAAGCGGGCCCCGGACCGGCTGTTCGCCGAGGTGACCGTCCTGGTCACCGCCGAGGCCGCCACCCCCGCCCCGACCGCCGAGGCCGCCACCCCCGCCCCGACCGCCGACCCGGCTGCCACCGCGCCCGCCGTCGAGCTGGAGCTGGAGCTGACGTACGTGGTGGACGGCGCCCGCTGGCAGCCCTCGTACGACCTGCGGCTGGTCGACGAGGTCGTGACGCTGACCTGGTTCGGGCTGGTCAGCCAGGAGACCGGCGAGGACTGGCCGGAGTGCCGGTTGGAACTCTCCACCGCCCGGCCGGCGGTGACGGCGACGGTGCCCGAGCTGTCGCCCTGGTATCTGGACCGCGTCCGGCCGCTGCCCCCGCCCATGCCGATGCCGGCACCCGGCGGCGCGGTCCCGATGGCCGCCGCCCCGGCCGCGTACGGTGCGGCGGCGCCCGCCCGCGCCCGTGGCGCCCGACCCGTCCTGGTGCAGGAGAGCGTCGCCGAGGTGGAGCAGGGGCTCGCCGCCGCGACGTACCGGCCGGCCCGACCGGTCGCCGTACCGGCCGACGGCACCGCGCACCGCGCGACGGTCGCGGTGCTGGACCTGCCGGCGAGCCTGGACCACGTGACCGCGCCGGTCCGCGAGCCGGTGGCCCACCTCCGCGCCACCGTGCGCAACACCTCCACGCACACCCTCCTGCCCGGCCCGGCGGCGATCTTCCACGGCGCCGACTTCGTCGGCAGCACCCGGTTGCGGGCCTGGGCGCCGGGGGAGGAGACGGAGTTGGCGCTCGGCCTGGACGACCGGGTACGGGTGGAACGGAAGCTGACCCGACGCAGCGACACCCGCGCCACGCTGGGCTCGACGCGGCGACGGGACGTGGAGTACGTGGTCACCGTCGCCAACCACACCCCCCGGGTGACGACGGTGACCGTGCTGGACCAACTGCCCGTCTCCCGCGACGAGGGGGTGGTGGTACGCGAGTCGCGGCTCGACCCGACCCCGGACGAGCGTACGGAGCTGGGTGAGCTGACCTGGCGGCTGCGGCTCGCACCCGGCGGGACCGGTGAGGTCGCCCTGGGCTTCCGGGTGGAAATGGCCAAGGGGGTCGACCTCGCCGGCTGGCGCGACTGA
- a CDS encoding MarR family winged helix-turn-helix transcriptional regulator: MTQGTVTPATTGAGDRAGLAGDTVRRIMHLASAIRHYQDVEIAELGLTPAVARALHELDPDHPVPARDLAEQLRCDRSNVTALVDKLERAGLVERRVDPADRRLKTLVVTEAGREMRTRVHQALSDSRLLAALGADELAALRQLVWKVSGDCSPAECGLD; the protein is encoded by the coding sequence ATGACTCAGGGCACTGTGACGCCCGCCACCACCGGGGCGGGCGACCGCGCGGGGCTCGCCGGGGACACGGTGCGCCGGATCATGCACCTCGCCTCCGCGATCCGCCACTACCAGGACGTCGAGATCGCCGAACTCGGACTCACTCCGGCGGTCGCCCGCGCCCTGCACGAACTCGACCCCGACCACCCCGTACCCGCCCGGGACCTCGCCGAGCAGCTCCGCTGCGACCGTTCCAACGTGACCGCCCTGGTCGACAAGCTGGAACGGGCCGGGCTGGTCGAACGTCGGGTCGACCCCGCCGACCGGCGACTGAAGACACTGGTGGTGACCGAGGCGGGCCGCGAGATGCGTACCCGGGTGCACCAGGCGTTGTCCGACTCCCGACTCCTCGCCGCGCTCGGCGCCGACGAACTGGCCGCGCTGCGCCAGCTCGTCTGGAAGGTCTCCGGCGACTGCTCCCCGGCGGAGTGCGGCCTCGACTGA
- a CDS encoding transketolase C-terminal domain-containing protein encodes MLSDVTTPQDLDDRFRESLAALAGAAQRRDPDQPVRDGATLTGTRALELFDAQVTSRQLDLAARWLRSFGEGFYTIGSAGHEGNAAVAAALRPTDPALLHYRSGAFYCVRAAQAAAEETGPDTRPGDDADESTPDPYAGAIRDVLRGMTASAEEPIAGGRHKVFGRADLAVIPTTSTIASHLPRAVGMGLALERLRRLDGIGRRVGGRAGGGTGTSRPPWPSDALVVCSFGDASVNHASATAALNTAGWCDHTGLRVPVLFVCEDNGLGISVRSPKGWVEAMLRSRPGIRYFDADGCDLVEAYEGAAEAVDWVRRHRRPAVLHLSTVRLMGHAGADAETAYRGTAEIADDLERDPVLSTARLLVAAGLADPAELVARYDEIGWEIRKTAEEIIAEPKLASAADVVAPLAPRRPVRVARAVADAAARAGGPGAAARATAFDGKLPELAGPLTLAQSINAALADGLLDHPGMAVFGEDVAAKGGVYGVTKGLRDRFGASRVFDTLLDETSVLGLGLGAGTAGMLPVPEIQYLAYLHNAEDQLRGEAATMQFFSRGAFRNPMVVRVAGLAYQEGFGGHFHNDNSVAVLRDVPGLVVAVPARADDAAPMLRSCLASAAVDGSVCVFLEPIALYHTRDLYDEGDGEWLDPYQGPGGWVGAHVPVGRARVYGVGSAEDVTIITFGNGVRLSLRAAAHLAAEGIGTRVVDLRWLAPLPVPDIIREASATGRVLVVDETRRSGGVGEGVIAALVDAGYVGSARRVAAVDSFVPLGPAARQVLVSEEAITHGARTLLAR; translated from the coding sequence ATGCTGTCGGACGTGACCACCCCGCAAGATCTCGACGACCGGTTCCGGGAGAGCCTGGCCGCGCTGGCCGGTGCGGCACAGCGACGGGACCCGGATCAACCCGTCCGGGACGGCGCCACGCTGACCGGGACGCGGGCCCTGGAACTCTTCGACGCGCAGGTCACCAGCCGACAGCTCGACCTGGCGGCGCGCTGGCTGCGCAGCTTCGGCGAGGGTTTCTACACGATCGGCTCCGCCGGGCACGAGGGCAACGCCGCCGTGGCCGCCGCGCTCCGGCCGACCGACCCGGCGCTGCTGCACTACCGCTCCGGCGCGTTCTACTGCGTCCGCGCCGCCCAGGCCGCCGCCGAGGAGACCGGCCCGGACACCCGGCCCGGGGACGACGCCGACGAGTCCACGCCGGACCCGTACGCCGGCGCGATCCGGGACGTGCTGCGCGGCATGACCGCCTCCGCCGAGGAACCGATCGCCGGGGGCCGGCACAAGGTCTTCGGCCGGGCCGACCTGGCGGTCATCCCCACCACCTCGACCATCGCCTCCCACCTGCCCCGGGCGGTCGGCATGGGGTTGGCGCTGGAACGGCTGCGCCGGCTCGACGGCATCGGCCGGCGGGTCGGGGGCCGGGCCGGCGGCGGTACGGGGACCAGCCGGCCGCCGTGGCCGTCGGACGCGCTGGTGGTCTGCTCCTTCGGTGACGCCTCCGTCAACCACGCCAGCGCCACCGCCGCGCTGAACACCGCCGGCTGGTGCGACCACACCGGACTGCGGGTCCCCGTCCTGTTCGTCTGCGAGGACAACGGGCTCGGCATCAGCGTCCGCTCCCCGAAGGGCTGGGTCGAGGCGATGCTGCGCTCCCGACCGGGGATCCGCTACTTCGACGCCGACGGCTGCGACCTGGTCGAGGCGTACGAGGGGGCGGCCGAGGCGGTGGACTGGGTCCGCCGGCACCGGCGTCCGGCCGTGCTGCACCTGAGCACCGTACGGCTGATGGGGCACGCCGGCGCGGACGCCGAGACCGCGTACCGGGGCACCGCCGAGATCGCCGACGACCTGGAGCGGGACCCGGTGCTGTCCACCGCGCGGCTGCTCGTCGCCGCCGGCCTCGCCGACCCCGCCGAACTGGTCGCCCGCTACGACGAGATCGGCTGGGAGATCCGCAAGACGGCCGAGGAGATCATCGCCGAACCGAAGCTCGCCTCGGCCGCCGACGTCGTCGCCCCGCTCGCGCCCCGCCGGCCGGTCCGGGTGGCCCGTGCGGTCGCCGACGCCGCCGCCCGGGCCGGCGGTCCGGGGGCCGCCGCCCGGGCCACCGCCTTCGACGGGAAGCTCCCCGAACTGGCCGGGCCACTCACCCTCGCGCAGAGCATCAACGCCGCGCTCGCCGACGGCCTGCTCGACCACCCCGGGATGGCGGTCTTCGGCGAGGACGTCGCCGCCAAGGGCGGGGTGTACGGGGTGACCAAGGGGCTGCGCGACCGGTTCGGGGCCTCCCGCGTCTTCGACACGCTGCTCGACGAGACCTCGGTGCTCGGGCTCGGCTTGGGCGCGGGGACGGCCGGGATGCTGCCGGTGCCCGAGATCCAGTACCTCGCGTACCTGCACAACGCCGAGGATCAGTTGCGCGGCGAGGCCGCCACCATGCAGTTCTTCTCTCGGGGGGCGTTCCGCAACCCGATGGTGGTCCGGGTGGCGGGGCTGGCGTACCAGGAGGGGTTCGGCGGGCACTTCCACAACGACAACTCGGTGGCCGTACTCCGGGACGTGCCCGGCCTGGTGGTGGCGGTCCCGGCGCGGGCCGACGACGCCGCGCCGATGCTGCGCTCCTGCCTGGCCAGCGCGGCGGTGGACGGCAGCGTCTGCGTCTTCCTGGAGCCGATCGCGCTCTACCACACCCGGGACCTGTACGACGAGGGCGACGGCGAGTGGCTTGACCCGTACCAGGGGCCGGGCGGCTGGGTGGGCGCGCACGTGCCGGTCGGCCGGGCCCGGGTGTACGGCGTCGGATCCGCCGAGGACGTCACCATCATCACGTTCGGTAACGGCGTACGGCTATCGCTGCGAGCGGCGGCGCACCTCGCCGCCGAGGGGATCGGCACCCGGGTGGTGGACCTCCGCTGGCTTGCGCCGCTGCCCGTCCCGGACATCATCCGGGAGGCCTCGGCAACCGGTCGAGTGCTGGTCGTGGACGAGACGAGGCGGTCCGGAGGTGTCGGCGAGGGGGTGATCGCGGCCCTGGTCGACGCCGGATATGTCGGGTCTGCCCGGAGAGTGGCGGCAGTTGACTCATTCGTACCGTTAGGTCCGGCTGCCCGCCAGGTTCTGGTGTCGGAGGAAGCCATTACCCACGGTGCCCGTACGCTGCTGGCGCGGTAA
- a CDS encoding DUF3052 domain-containing protein, producing the protein MSATAGQAADGVRSLADRFGIEPGMVVMEMGYDEDVDHDLRDALTDRCGELVDEDTDEVVDAVLVWYRDGDGDLFELLVDALGPLADNGVVWLLTPKAGREGHVEPSEVAESAPTAGLQQTSTVNAGRDWSGARLVLRRGAKSKK; encoded by the coding sequence GTGAGCGCGACCGCTGGTCAGGCCGCCGACGGGGTACGCAGCCTGGCGGACCGGTTCGGGATCGAGCCGGGGATGGTCGTCATGGAGATGGGGTACGACGAGGACGTCGACCACGATCTCCGGGACGCCCTGACCGACCGCTGTGGAGAGCTGGTCGACGAGGACACCGACGAGGTGGTCGACGCGGTGCTGGTGTGGTACCGGGACGGCGACGGTGACCTCTTCGAGCTGCTCGTCGACGCCCTCGGCCCGCTGGCCGACAACGGCGTGGTGTGGCTGCTGACGCCCAAGGCCGGGCGGGAGGGGCACGTCGAGCCGAGTGAGGTCGCCGAGTCGGCGCCGACCGCCGGACTCCAGCAGACGTCCACCGTCAACGCCGGCCGGGACTGGAGCGGAGCCCGCCTCGTCCTGCGGCGGGGGGCCAAGAGCAAGAAGTGA
- a CDS encoding peroxiredoxin, whose product MPIEVGAEAPDFVLKDQNNQEVRLSDFRGKRTVLLVFYPLAFTGICQGELCEVRDNLNEYVNDDVQVLTVSVDSVYAHKIWAEKEGYQFPLLADFWPHGAVAQSFGVFNEVAGIANRGTFVIDKAGVVRFAEMNMPGEARDQQGWRKALAEAVAA is encoded by the coding sequence ATGCCGATCGAGGTTGGCGCCGAGGCGCCGGACTTCGTCCTGAAGGACCAGAACAACCAGGAGGTGCGTCTCTCGGACTTCCGCGGCAAGCGCACCGTGCTGCTGGTCTTCTACCCGCTCGCCTTCACCGGCATCTGTCAGGGGGAACTCTGCGAGGTGCGGGACAACCTGAACGAGTACGTCAACGACGACGTCCAGGTCCTCACGGTGAGCGTCGACTCGGTCTACGCGCACAAGATCTGGGCCGAGAAGGAGGGGTACCAGTTCCCGCTGCTGGCCGACTTCTGGCCGCACGGGGCGGTCGCCCAGTCGTTCGGGGTCTTCAACGAGGTCGCCGGCATCGCCAACCGGGGCACCTTCGTGATCGACAAGGCCGGCGTGGTCCGGTTCGCCGAGATGAACATGCCCGGCGAGGCCCGTGACCAGCAGGGTTGGCGCAAGGCGCTGGCGGAGGCCGTGGCCGCCTGA
- a CDS encoding SigE family RNA polymerase sigma factor gives MTNLRTAAPVVLSEDAPPGPVARWGIAHRRERAARDEEFTAFVASAAPRLRRTAYLMCRDWHLAQDLTQITLTKMYASWGRIWRTANLEAYSRRVLINAVFDQKKRRSHSEIALAQLPEVSGQMPSTDLHVTLMNALATLPLRDQAIVVLRHWEDQSVDSVAEILDVSASVVKMRSARALSRLRALLGEDFTNS, from the coding sequence GTGACTAACCTCCGCACCGCGGCGCCCGTCGTGTTATCCGAGGATGCTCCGCCGGGTCCGGTGGCCCGATGGGGCATCGCGCACCGCCGTGAACGGGCCGCCCGAGACGAGGAATTTACCGCGTTTGTCGCGTCTGCTGCACCCCGACTGAGACGCACGGCGTACCTAATGTGCCGGGACTGGCACCTCGCCCAGGACCTGACACAGATCACGCTCACGAAAATGTACGCCTCCTGGGGCAGGATCTGGCGCACCGCAAATCTTGAGGCGTACAGCAGACGGGTCCTCATAAACGCCGTCTTCGACCAAAAGAAGCGGCGCAGCCACTCTGAAATCGCGCTCGCCCAACTGCCCGAAGTATCCGGACAGATGCCGAGCACGGACCTGCATGTCACGCTGATGAACGCCCTGGCGACACTGCCTCTCCGCGATCAGGCCATCGTGGTGCTACGGCACTGGGAGGATCAGAGCGTCGACTCCGTTGCCGAGATTCTCGACGTGTCCGCCTCGGTGGTCAAGATGCGAAGTGCACGCGCGCTGAGCCGGCTTCGAGCGCTGCTCGGCGAGGACTTCACCAATAGCTGA
- a CDS encoding permease-like cell division protein FtsX: MDQNLRVLFEQALSNEPTLPTGNLTQEAMVGGAGLRRRRRLLAGGGAAGMVAVVATIVALNMTARPDETAPPVVAAAALMPPVNAACTLPARGEATDVRIFLRADLTDEQRLDLHTALQSDPLVRRATFESREQAYARFREFHKNSPELIKAVTVDRFPESFHIELAEPSEYTTFVAGYKSARGVDEILGTTCPNGSPSGEGR, encoded by the coding sequence GTGGATCAGAACTTGCGAGTGCTCTTCGAGCAGGCCCTCAGTAACGAGCCCACGCTCCCGACGGGAAACCTGACTCAAGAAGCTATGGTCGGGGGGGCGGGCCTGCGCCGTCGGCGCAGGCTGCTCGCGGGAGGTGGGGCAGCTGGCATGGTCGCGGTTGTCGCCACGATCGTGGCGCTGAACATGACGGCAAGGCCGGATGAGACGGCTCCACCGGTGGTGGCAGCTGCGGCGTTGATGCCGCCGGTCAACGCCGCCTGCACCTTGCCCGCCCGAGGTGAAGCGACCGACGTTCGGATCTTCCTGCGTGCTGACCTCACCGATGAGCAGCGCCTCGACCTGCACACCGCGCTGCAGTCCGATCCGCTCGTGCGACGCGCAACGTTCGAGAGCCGTGAACAGGCTTACGCCAGGTTCAGGGAGTTTCACAAGAACTCTCCCGAGCTGATCAAGGCGGTCACGGTCGACCGGTTTCCGGAGTCCTTCCACATCGAGCTCGCGGAGCCGTCGGAGTACACGACCTTCGTAGCGGGGTACAAGAGCGCGCGCGGCGTCGATGAGATCTTGGGCACCACGTGCCCGAACGGCTCCCCGTCCGGGGAGGGCAGGTGA
- a CDS encoding NAD-dependent epimerase/dehydratase family protein, with product MRLLVLGGTWFVGHAITTAAAEAGWEVTTFNRGVSGSDVNGTLAIRGDRTNLTDVVALAAAGPWDAVVDTSGYVPRNTLDVARTLAPTAGRYVFMSTVSVYHDWPVKPLSEDSDVLYCPPDAGPEYGTDSEDGPTRYGYQKSGCEAAVAALGPDRTTILRPGVVLGPREYVGRLPWWLRRVAAGGRVLGPGSPERGIQPVDARDLAAFTLRTVSDGTSGAFNVCAPVGGATFGELLSACADVTRTAAAFEWVPDGVLLDQGVRQWSELPLWRTFDGVWRVDSSRAHRAGLHCRPIRETVADTWRWMLESGEVNAHDRADEIGLRPGQGRPRADRLEGVRKAGGTSVIAALQHMINKRRAALVDLLQTRCDPPGDPTSP from the coding sequence ATGCGGTTGTTGGTACTCGGGGGAACGTGGTTCGTGGGTCACGCGATCACCACTGCGGCTGCCGAGGCCGGCTGGGAGGTGACCACCTTCAATCGGGGCGTCTCCGGGTCGGATGTCAACGGGACACTGGCGATCCGGGGCGACCGAACGAACCTGACCGACGTCGTCGCTCTGGCTGCCGCCGGACCCTGGGATGCCGTGGTGGACACCTCCGGCTACGTACCGAGGAACACGCTCGACGTGGCGCGCACGCTGGCTCCCACCGCCGGCCGGTACGTCTTCATGTCGACGGTGAGCGTCTATCACGACTGGCCGGTGAAGCCGCTCAGCGAGGACTCCGACGTGCTCTACTGCCCGCCCGACGCCGGCCCGGAGTACGGCACGGACAGCGAAGACGGGCCGACAAGGTACGGCTACCAGAAGTCGGGCTGTGAGGCGGCGGTCGCCGCGCTCGGACCTGACCGGACCACAATCCTGCGGCCCGGCGTGGTGCTCGGTCCGCGCGAGTACGTCGGCCGCCTGCCCTGGTGGCTGCGCCGCGTTGCCGCCGGTGGCCGCGTTCTCGGCCCTGGCTCACCAGAGCGCGGCATTCAACCGGTCGACGCCCGGGACCTCGCCGCGTTCACCCTGCGGACCGTCTCCGACGGCACCTCAGGTGCCTTCAACGTCTGCGCCCCGGTGGGCGGAGCCACCTTCGGGGAGTTGCTCTCCGCATGCGCCGACGTCACCCGCACCGCAGCGGCGTTCGAGTGGGTGCCGGACGGCGTGCTTCTCGACCAGGGCGTACGCCAGTGGTCGGAGCTGCCGCTGTGGCGCACCTTCGACGGAGTCTGGCGGGTCGACTCATCCCGCGCGCATCGTGCCGGCCTGCACTGTCGACCCATCCGCGAGACCGTCGCCGACACCTGGCGGTGGATGCTGGAGAGCGGCGAGGTGAACGCCCACGACCGGGCTGACGAGATCGGGCTCAGGCCGGGACAAGGAAGACCGCGTGCTGACCGCTTGGAAGGCGTCAGGAAAGCGGGCGGGACCTCGGTCATAGCTGCGCTCCAGCACATGATCAACAAAAGGCGAGCCGCTTTGGTCGATCTGCTGCAAACACGATGTGACCCACCAGGCGACCCGACCAGTCCTTGA
- a CDS encoding substrate-binding domain-containing protein encodes MDHSAPTAALLRRAGVPIVEAWDWCADPIDMVVGANHADVGTAVCAYLIDRGHRRLTCLTGDDDRARRRVAGFLAEAARHGLETPTVVTTTSPTSMGQGRRELAAMIDRGQLPDAVFCSSDALANGCLTEALDRGLAVPTQLAVVGLGDLDFAAHTLPSMTTVRIDGDLIGRLAAAMLDDQLSGRQVPNRAVDIGFEIVVRASA; translated from the coding sequence GTGGATCACTCCGCTCCTACTGCCGCCCTGCTGCGGCGCGCTGGCGTGCCGATCGTCGAGGCGTGGGACTGGTGCGCCGACCCGATTGACATGGTCGTGGGCGCCAACCATGCCGACGTGGGCACCGCCGTGTGTGCCTACCTGATCGACCGGGGCCACCGGCGCCTGACCTGCCTGACGGGTGACGACGACCGGGCCAGGCGGCGAGTCGCGGGGTTTCTCGCCGAGGCGGCGCGGCACGGCCTTGAAACCCCCACCGTCGTGACCACCACGTCGCCCACCTCGATGGGCCAGGGCCGGCGGGAGCTCGCGGCGATGATCGATCGAGGACAGCTTCCTGACGCGGTCTTCTGTAGCTCGGACGCCCTCGCCAACGGATGTCTGACCGAGGCACTCGATCGTGGGCTCGCGGTGCCGACACAGTTGGCCGTCGTCGGGCTGGGCGACCTGGACTTCGCCGCGCACACGCTGCCGTCGATGACGACCGTCCGTATCGACGGCGACCTCATCGGTCGCCTGGCGGCCGCCATGCTCGACGACCAGTTGTCGGGTCGGCAGGTGCCGAACAGGGCGGTGGACATCGGCTTCGAGATCGTCGTCCGCGCGAGCGCATAG
- a CDS encoding cadmium resistance transporter, whose amino-acid sequence MGDLFGTLAAAAGVFAGTNVDDIIVLTVLFLSARASGQPRPWQIWVGQYVGVAALVAVSAVAALGLTIVPDRWVGLLGLVPFGLGVWGLVGAIRSRGDEELPAPAVASGLASAIGVTVANGADNISVYTPMFRTIGVTTSLITVAVFAVGVAVWCLAGSWLGSHRKVVDVVERYGHWLVPGVFMLIGAVIVFESGVLARLV is encoded by the coding sequence GTGGGAGATCTTTTCGGGACCCTCGCCGCTGCGGCCGGCGTGTTCGCGGGCACGAACGTCGACGACATCATCGTCTTGACCGTGCTGTTCCTGTCGGCTCGGGCGTCGGGCCAGCCTCGGCCGTGGCAGATCTGGGTCGGCCAGTACGTCGGGGTCGCCGCCCTGGTCGCCGTCTCTGCGGTGGCTGCCCTCGGTCTGACGATCGTCCCGGACCGGTGGGTGGGGCTGCTGGGCCTGGTCCCATTCGGTCTCGGGGTGTGGGGTCTGGTCGGTGCGATCCGCAGCCGGGGCGACGAGGAACTGCCCGCTCCGGCTGTGGCTTCTGGTCTGGCTTCCGCCATCGGGGTCACGGTGGCCAACGGCGCGGACAACATCTCGGTCTACACGCCCATGTTCCGCACGATCGGCGTCACCACCAGCCTGATCACGGTCGCCGTGTTCGCCGTCGGGGTCGCGGTCTGGTGCCTGGCGGGATCCTGGCTCGGCTCCCACCGCAAGGTGGTCGACGTCGTCGAGCGGTACGGGCACTGGCTCGTGCCGGGCGTGTTCATGCTGATCGGTGCCGTGATCGTGTTCGAGTCCGGGGTGCTCGCCCGGCTGGTGTAG
- a CDS encoding ester cyclase encodes MIDREALKRLDDTRFAAWDTHQIDDFVGLLADDFVIRDTTISAPITTRDAARDYVRAWLTAFPDMRIRRTSRIVDDADDTVAAEVEFTGTNTGPLTVGSRQVPPTGRAIVARGAYFARVRDGRFVELSLHPDQAGILAQLGLMP; translated from the coding sequence GTGATCGACAGGGAAGCCCTCAAGAGGCTGGACGACACCCGGTTCGCGGCGTGGGACACCCACCAGATCGATGACTTCGTCGGCCTGCTCGCCGACGACTTCGTGATCCGGGACACCACCATCAGCGCGCCGATCACCACCCGGGACGCCGCGCGTGACTACGTGCGGGCCTGGTTGACCGCGTTTCCGGACATGCGGATTCGCCGTACCAGCCGCATCGTGGACGACGCCGACGACACGGTCGCCGCCGAGGTGGAGTTCACTGGCACCAACACCGGTCCCCTGACGGTGGGGTCGAGGCAGGTGCCGCCGACCGGCAGGGCGATCGTCGCGCGGGGCGCGTACTTCGCGCGGGTGCGGGACGGGCGGTTCGTGGAACTCAGCCTCCACCCCGACCAGGCGGGCATCCTGGCGCAGCTCGGCCTGATGCCCTGA